One window of Rubrivirga sp. SAORIC476 genomic DNA carries:
- a CDS encoding glucoamylase family protein, which yields MARLPLLLALLAVAACAPSAPLAPPPSVAEVEGVAYTMSAEEEAFLDTLQARTFRWFWETTPENGLTHDRYPSRDFSSVAAIGFALPAYGIGAERGFVTRAAAAERTLTTLRTLYTAPQGPEQVGTAGHRGYFYHFLEYDDATRFRNVELSTIDTALLMAGVLFSREYFDGTAEAEQDIRAYADSLYQRVEWPWFRKPGDTRLTMGWHPETDFLRADWRGYNEAMILYLLGLGSPTHPLDASVWPTWTSTYEWEDFYGYEHVNFTPLFGHQYSHMFVDFRGIQDQWMRDRSAEEGEPIDYFENSRRATLSQQAYAIDNPGGWADYSAEIWGLTASDGPSDAAVEVNGEERQFHTYWARGASTDHVNDDGTLTPTAAGGSIPFAPEITIPTLMAMAERYPALWTDDYGFRDAVNPTFTFEDVQIKRNSEVTPYGWVDHDYLGIDQGPILIMAENYRTGLVWETLKRSPYLVRGLQRAGFEGGWLDGARAEAVEALDLPPARVAEGPGADRLLVVVLGSSTAEGTGPTHRDSTWVNRFRTHLEGVDARFDVLNLARGGYATFHLMPGGTVAPDHIRNAPDPARNIDAALARNPDAIVINLPSNDAAYGVDAATQMSNFDAMIAKADAAGVPVWITTTQPRDFSDPEQVAVQRAVRDQIRARYGDRAIDFWTGFEDTDGGQDADWGSGDNVHYNDAAHRVFFERVRDAGVAATVLAGN from the coding sequence ATGGCCCGACTCCCTCTGCTCCTCGCCCTGCTGGCCGTCGCCGCGTGCGCGCCGTCCGCCCCGTTGGCTCCGCCCCCCTCGGTCGCCGAGGTGGAGGGCGTCGCCTACACGATGTCGGCCGAGGAGGAGGCCTTCCTCGACACGCTCCAAGCGCGCACCTTCCGCTGGTTCTGGGAGACGACCCCGGAGAACGGCCTCACGCACGACCGCTACCCGAGCCGCGACTTCTCCTCGGTCGCTGCCATCGGCTTCGCGCTCCCGGCCTACGGCATCGGCGCCGAGCGCGGCTTCGTGACGCGCGCCGCCGCCGCCGAGCGGACGCTGACGACGCTCCGCACCCTCTACACCGCGCCCCAGGGACCCGAGCAGGTCGGCACGGCCGGCCACCGCGGCTACTTCTACCACTTCCTGGAGTACGACGACGCGACGCGCTTCCGCAACGTCGAGTTGTCTACCATCGACACGGCGCTGCTCATGGCGGGCGTCCTGTTCTCGCGCGAGTACTTCGACGGGACCGCCGAGGCGGAGCAGGACATCCGGGCCTATGCCGACTCGCTCTACCAGCGCGTCGAGTGGCCGTGGTTCCGCAAGCCCGGCGACACGCGCCTCACGATGGGCTGGCACCCGGAAACCGACTTCCTGCGCGCCGACTGGCGGGGCTACAACGAGGCGATGATCCTCTACCTCCTCGGCCTCGGTTCCCCGACGCACCCCCTCGACGCGTCCGTCTGGCCGACCTGGACGAGCACCTACGAGTGGGAAGACTTCTACGGCTACGAGCACGTCAACTTCACGCCGCTCTTCGGCCACCAGTACAGCCACATGTTCGTCGACTTCCGCGGCATCCAGGACCAGTGGATGCGCGACCGATCGGCCGAGGAGGGCGAGCCCATCGACTACTTCGAGAACAGCCGCCGGGCGACGCTCAGCCAGCAGGCCTATGCCATCGACAACCCGGGCGGCTGGGCCGACTACTCGGCCGAGATTTGGGGCCTCACGGCCAGCGACGGTCCCTCTGACGCCGCCGTCGAGGTGAACGGCGAGGAGCGCCAGTTCCACACGTACTGGGCGCGCGGCGCCAGCACGGACCACGTCAACGACGACGGCACGCTCACGCCGACGGCCGCGGGCGGCTCGATCCCGTTCGCGCCCGAGATCACGATCCCGACGCTGATGGCGATGGCCGAGCGCTACCCCGCGCTCTGGACCGACGACTACGGCTTCCGCGACGCCGTCAACCCGACGTTCACCTTCGAGGACGTCCAGATCAAGCGCAACTCGGAGGTCACGCCGTACGGCTGGGTGGACCACGACTACCTCGGCATCGACCAGGGCCCGATCCTGATCATGGCCGAGAACTACCGGACGGGGCTCGTCTGGGAGACGCTCAAGCGCAGCCCCTACCTCGTTCGCGGCCTGCAGCGCGCCGGCTTCGAGGGTGGCTGGCTCGACGGCGCCCGCGCCGAAGCCGTCGAGGCCCTCGACCTGCCCCCCGCCCGGGTGGCCGAGGGCCCTGGCGCCGACCGCCTGCTGGTGGTGGTCCTGGGCTCCTCGACGGCCGAGGGCACTGGCCCGACGCACCGCGACAGCACCTGGGTGAATCGCTTCCGCACCCACCTGGAGGGCGTCGACGCGCGGTTCGACGTGCTCAACCTCGCCCGCGGCGGGTATGCGACGTTCCACCTGATGCCCGGCGGGACCGTCGCTCCTGACCACATCCGGAACGCGCCCGACCCGGCGCGCAACATCGACGCGGCGCTCGCCCGCAATCCGGACGCCATCGTCATCAACCTGCCGTCCAACGACGCCGCCTACGGGGTCGATGCGGCGACGCAGATGTCCAACTTCGACGCCATGATCGCGAAGGCCGACGCCGCCGGGGTCCCGGTCTGGATCACCACGACGCAGCCGCGCGATTTTTCTGACCCCGAGCAGGTCGCGGTCCAGCGCGCCGTCCGCGACCAGATCCGGGCCCGCTACGGCGACCGCGCCATCGACTTCTGGACCGGCTTCGAGGACACCGACGGCGGCCAGGACGCCGATTGGGGGTCGGGCGACAACGTCCACTACAACGACGCCGCCCACCGCGTCTTCTTCGAGCGCGTCCGCGACGCCGGCGTCGCCGCCACCGTCCTCGCCGGCAACTAG
- a CDS encoding sugar ABC transporter substrate-binding protein, producing the protein MTVRLLLLLGLGVALGPLAGCAEADADEVVLEFWAMGAEGEKVQPLIERFEAEHPGIRVEVQQQPWTSVHEKLLTAFAGRSTPDVSQFGNTWVAEMEALGALEDLTPYVRRSAVVDEADYFSGVWDTNVIDGRLWGVPWYVDTRLLFYRTDLFAQAGYDAMPDTWDGWVEAMHAVKAVQPEGGYPILLPVNEFEPPLILGLNTADVLRDGDRYGNFRSDGFRRAFTFYVDLFREGLAPATSGTEISNLYQEIDRGRFASTITGPWNIGEFQRRLTEHPDDWGTAPIPGPDPGTPGVSVAGGASLVIFERSPHKAEAWLLVEFLSRPDIQAEFNALTGDLPPRASVWETTGLASDPYARAFFEQLAHVRPTPKIPEQERIAQTIRQYAEAAARGQRTIDEALAALDADVDRALEKRRWLLDREVGR; encoded by the coding sequence ATGACCGTCCGCCTCCTCCTGCTCCTCGGCCTCGGCGTCGCGCTCGGCCCCCTCGCGGGCTGCGCCGAGGCGGACGCGGACGAGGTGGTGCTGGAGTTCTGGGCGATGGGCGCCGAGGGAGAGAAGGTGCAGCCGCTCATCGAGCGGTTCGAGGCCGAGCACCCCGGTATCCGCGTCGAGGTCCAGCAGCAGCCCTGGACCTCCGTCCACGAGAAGCTGCTGACGGCGTTCGCGGGCCGCTCCACGCCCGACGTGTCGCAGTTCGGCAACACGTGGGTCGCCGAGATGGAGGCGCTCGGCGCGCTGGAGGACCTCACGCCCTACGTTCGCCGGTCGGCCGTGGTGGACGAGGCGGACTACTTCTCCGGCGTATGGGACACCAACGTGATCGACGGCCGGCTGTGGGGCGTCCCGTGGTACGTCGACACGCGGCTGCTCTTCTACCGGACCGACCTGTTCGCCCAGGCGGGCTACGACGCGATGCCGGACACCTGGGACGGGTGGGTCGAGGCCATGCACGCCGTGAAGGCGGTCCAGCCGGAGGGCGGCTACCCGATCCTGCTCCCCGTCAACGAGTTCGAGCCGCCGCTCATCCTCGGCCTCAACACCGCCGACGTGCTCCGCGACGGCGACCGCTACGGCAACTTCCGCAGCGACGGCTTCCGGCGCGCGTTCACGTTCTACGTCGACCTCTTCCGCGAGGGGCTGGCGCCGGCGACCTCGGGGACCGAGATCTCGAACCTGTACCAGGAGATCGACCGCGGGCGCTTCGCGAGCACCATCACTGGCCCCTGGAACATCGGCGAGTTCCAGCGCCGCCTGACCGAGCACCCGGACGACTGGGGGACGGCGCCCATTCCCGGCCCGGACCCGGGCACGCCGGGCGTCTCGGTCGCGGGCGGGGCCAGCCTGGTCATCTTCGAGCGGTCGCCCCACAAGGCCGAGGCGTGGCTGCTGGTCGAGTTCCTCTCGCGGCCCGACATCCAGGCCGAGTTCAACGCGCTCACGGGCGACCTCCCGCCGCGGGCGTCGGTCTGGGAGACGACCGGCCTCGCCTCCGATCCCTACGCGCGGGCCTTCTTCGAGCAACTGGCGCACGTCCGCCCGACCCCCAAGATCCCGGAGCAGGAGCGCATCGCGCAGACCATCCGCCAGTACGCCGAGGCGGCGGCGCGCGGCCAGCGCACCATCGACGAAGCGCTCGCCGCGCTGGACGCGGACGTGGACCGGGCCCTCGAAAAGCGGCGCTGGCTGCTGGACCGCGAGGTGGGGCGATGA
- a CDS encoding carbohydrate ABC transporter permease, with protein sequence MPQTAASRAAALFIAPSLLVIGLFFFLPVAAALALSLTDFDLYALADPSTARFVGLKNYAELAQSAEFWQALRNTLYFVVVGGPLSVAVSLGTALLVSSKLTRWKGLWRTVFFAPVVTTLVAVAVVWRYLYNGQYGLLNAALGAVGIEGVDWLGDPAWAMPAIIGLAVWKNFGYNMIIFVAGLAGVPEELYEAARIDGAGWWAQFRHVTLPELAPTFLFVGVITMIGYFQLFAEPYVMTEGGPLRSTVSVVYLMYEEGFKWWNLGYASAVAFVLFAMMLVGTLVQLRLQRGDP encoded by the coding sequence ATGCCGCAGACGGCCGCCAGCCGGGCGGCGGCGCTGTTCATCGCGCCGTCGCTGCTGGTGATCGGGCTGTTCTTCTTCCTGCCGGTCGCCGCCGCGCTCGCGCTGAGCCTGACCGACTTCGACCTCTACGCCCTCGCCGACCCCAGCACGGCGCGGTTCGTGGGGCTGAAGAACTACGCGGAACTGGCGCAGTCGGCTGAGTTCTGGCAGGCGCTCCGGAATACGCTCTACTTCGTCGTCGTCGGCGGCCCGTTGTCGGTGGCCGTGTCGCTGGGCACCGCGCTGCTGGTTAGCTCGAAGCTGACGCGCTGGAAGGGGCTCTGGCGGACGGTCTTCTTCGCGCCCGTCGTGACCACGCTCGTCGCCGTCGCGGTCGTCTGGCGGTACCTCTACAACGGCCAGTACGGGCTGCTCAACGCGGCGCTGGGCGCGGTCGGCATTGAGGGCGTCGACTGGCTGGGCGACCCGGCCTGGGCGATGCCGGCCATCATCGGGCTGGCCGTGTGGAAGAACTTCGGGTACAACATGATCATCTTCGTGGCCGGGCTCGCGGGCGTCCCCGAGGAACTCTACGAGGCCGCGCGGATCGACGGGGCCGGGTGGTGGGCGCAGTTCCGCCACGTAACGCTCCCAGAGCTCGCGCCGACGTTCCTGTTCGTCGGCGTGATCACCATGATCGGCTACTTCCAGCTCTTCGCCGAGCCCTACGTGATGACCGAGGGCGGCCCGCTCAGGAGCACCGTCAGCGTGGTCTACCTGATGTACGAGGAGGGCTTCAAGTGGTGGAATCTGGGCTACGCCTCCGCCGTCGCCTTCGTCCTGTTCGCGATGATGCTGGTCGGGACGCTCGTGCAGCTTCGCCTGCAGCGAGGGGACCCATGA
- a CDS encoding carbohydrate ABC transporter permease, with protein MNRRLTTTLLHVALLGVAAVTAFPLLWMLSASFMPSGEASTFPPPLLPSTPTLEHYQALFARADMGRYLLNSALVATAVTVVSLFINSLAGYAFAKLRFRGREKLFRSLLAALVIPAQVAMLPLFLEMRALGLVNSYAGVIVPAAASIFGIFLIRQFALSIPESLLEAARIDGATEFEIYWRIAMPLMRPVLVTLALFTFMGSWNDFMWPLIVLTDDDLYTLPVALATLTRERVQDNEFMMAGAVVTTLPVLVVFLALQRHYVRGIMLGGVKG; from the coding sequence ATGAACCGACGCCTCACCACGACGCTCCTCCACGTCGCGCTCCTCGGGGTCGCGGCCGTGACGGCGTTCCCGCTGCTGTGGATGCTGTCGGCGTCGTTCATGCCGAGCGGCGAGGCCAGCACGTTTCCGCCGCCGCTGCTGCCGTCGACGCCGACGTTGGAGCACTACCAGGCCCTGTTCGCGCGCGCCGACATGGGCCGCTACCTCCTCAACAGCGCGCTGGTGGCGACGGCCGTCACCGTCGTCTCGCTGTTCATCAACTCGCTGGCCGGGTACGCCTTCGCCAAGCTCCGCTTCCGGGGGCGGGAGAAGCTGTTCCGCTCGCTGCTGGCCGCGCTCGTGATCCCGGCGCAGGTGGCGATGCTGCCGCTGTTTCTGGAGATGCGCGCGCTCGGGCTGGTCAACTCGTACGCGGGCGTCATCGTCCCGGCGGCGGCGAGCATCTTCGGCATCTTTCTCATTCGCCAGTTCGCGCTCTCGATCCCGGAGAGCCTGCTGGAGGCGGCGCGCATCGACGGGGCGACCGAGTTCGAGATCTACTGGCGCATCGCGATGCCTCTCATGCGCCCCGTCCTCGTGACGCTGGCCCTGTTCACCTTCATGGGGTCGTGGAACGACTTCATGTGGCCTCTGATCGTCCTCACCGACGACGACCTGTACACCCTGCCCGTCGCGCTGGCGACGCTCACGCGCGAGCGGGTGCAGGACAACGAGTTCATGATGGCGGGCGCCGTCGTGACCACGCTGCCGGTGCTCGTCGTCTTCCTCGCCCTCCAGCGCCACTACGTCCGCGGCATCATGCTCGGCGGCGTGAAGGGGTAG
- a CDS encoding glycoside hydrolase family 2 TIM barrel-domain containing protein, whose product MALLLCSGLVLPALAQRTQVSVNDGWRFWNDDSPGADAPAFDDANWEQVDLPHTWNAEDAFDDVPGYRRGIGWYRRTLHLGAETGSPGRRRFLHVEGANQVAEVWVNGQPVGGHVGGYTAFTLDVTDAVRPGDNTVAVRVDNRHDADIPPLDADFTFYGGLYRDVWLVETDAVHLSTAWGASGVRLDTPALADGDTRVRARAGVVNDGLEAVQAMVTHTLRDPAGGVVAVWQQTAAVGAGETVEVEAWSEAISDPALYTPETPAVYRVETRVTAGRHQDAVTSPLGFRWVAADGDGFMLNGVRRQLHGTNRHQDWAGLGNALSDDQHRRDVQIVEETGFDFLRLAHYPQDEAVLAEADRLGLLVWEEIPVVNTITQSEAFAANAERRLREMVRQHYNHPSVVMWGYMNEILLRIPEDAPPDYVDDVRTLAERLDAVAQAEDATRLTAMAVSFNEAAYRIADAADVFAFNLYFGWYHDTFADLGVFLDSLHTAHPDVPLMLSEYGAGSDERIHSDRPVRFDFSTEHAEDFHRASLRTVLDRPWMVGSAVWNQFDFGSAGRQDTKDGINQKGLFFFDRTPKDVAHLYRAMLRDDLVIHVEHDHPHRSGPHRQRVRVFSNADEVGLTVGTKIMGPAVPEDGLVVFEVDLVPGENPLQAVGLSGDQAVFHATTLHYADLGAFFEGTADAPPAVALNVGADHSFADPAGLVYVAEADWPGPMPVGEARRTHHRIDGTEEDARFQSFREMPAVWSLPMLPAGTYDLTLGAARAGGEPGTVTVRLGDAAWGLQAEHAAMARNHVPLGPALGMLRLDLADPWWAVESRVRFTLAQPTAPVLAVTGDGGRPVLSTLVLRRL is encoded by the coding sequence GTGGCGCTTCTCCTCTGCTCGGGTCTCGTCCTGCCCGCGCTCGCCCAGCGGACGCAGGTCTCGGTCAACGACGGCTGGCGCTTCTGGAACGACGACTCCCCCGGCGCCGACGCCCCGGCCTTCGACGACGCGAACTGGGAGCAGGTCGACCTCCCGCACACCTGGAACGCCGAGGACGCCTTCGACGACGTGCCCGGCTACCGACGCGGCATCGGCTGGTACCGGCGTACCCTCCACCTCGGTGCCGAGACGGGCAGCCCCGGCCGTCGCCGGTTCCTGCACGTCGAGGGCGCCAATCAGGTCGCCGAGGTGTGGGTGAACGGGCAGCCCGTCGGCGGCCACGTGGGTGGCTACACCGCGTTCACGCTCGACGTGACCGACGCTGTACGGCCCGGCGACAACACCGTCGCCGTGCGCGTGGACAACCGCCACGACGCCGACATCCCGCCGCTCGATGCCGACTTTACGTTCTACGGGGGGCTCTACCGCGACGTGTGGCTGGTCGAGACCGACGCGGTCCACCTGAGCACCGCGTGGGGCGCCTCGGGCGTCCGGCTGGACACGCCGGCGCTGGCCGACGGCGACACGCGGGTCCGCGCCCGCGCCGGGGTGGTCAACGACGGCCTCGAGGCGGTCCAGGCGATGGTGACGCACACGCTCCGCGACCCGGCCGGTGGCGTCGTAGCGGTGTGGCAGCAGACCGCGGCAGTCGGGGCGGGGGAGACGGTCGAGGTCGAGGCGTGGAGCGAGGCGATCTCCGACCCGGCGCTCTACACGCCCGAGACACCCGCCGTCTACCGCGTCGAGACGCGGGTCACGGCCGGGCGGCACCAGGACGCGGTCACGAGTCCGCTTGGCTTCCGCTGGGTCGCCGCCGACGGCGACGGGTTCATGCTCAACGGCGTCCGTCGCCAGCTCCACGGCACGAACCGCCACCAGGACTGGGCGGGCCTCGGCAACGCGCTCTCCGACGACCAGCACCGGCGCGACGTGCAGATCGTGGAGGAGACCGGCTTCGACTTCCTCCGCCTGGCCCACTACCCGCAGGACGAGGCCGTGCTCGCCGAGGCCGACCGGCTGGGGCTGCTCGTCTGGGAGGAGATCCCGGTCGTCAACACGATCACGCAATCGGAGGCCTTCGCCGCGAACGCCGAGCGGCGACTGCGTGAGATGGTCCGCCAGCATTACAACCACCCGTCCGTCGTGATGTGGGGGTACATGAACGAGATCCTGCTGCGAATCCCCGAGGACGCGCCGCCGGATTACGTCGACGACGTGCGCACCCTCGCCGAGCGGCTGGACGCGGTCGCCCAGGCCGAGGACGCCACGCGCCTCACCGCGATGGCGGTTTCGTTCAACGAGGCCGCGTACCGCATCGCCGACGCCGCCGACGTGTTCGCCTTCAACCTCTACTTCGGCTGGTACCACGACACGTTCGCCGACCTCGGCGTCTTCCTCGACAGCCTCCACACGGCGCACCCGGACGTGCCGCTGATGCTGAGCGAGTACGGCGCAGGCTCCGACGAGCGGATCCACAGCGACCGGCCGGTCCGCTTCGACTTCTCGACCGAGCACGCCGAGGACTTCCACCGGGCGTCCCTGCGGACCGTCCTCGACCGCCCGTGGATGGTCGGCAGTGCGGTCTGGAACCAGTTCGACTTCGGCTCGGCCGGGCGCCAGGACACGAAGGACGGCATCAACCAGAAAGGGCTCTTCTTCTTCGACCGGACGCCGAAGGACGTGGCGCACCTGTACCGGGCGATGCTCCGCGACGATCTCGTGATCCATGTCGAGCACGACCACCCGCACCGGTCCGGGCCGCACCGCCAGCGCGTGCGGGTGTTTTCGAACGCCGACGAGGTGGGGCTGACAGTCGGCACGAAGATCATGGGACCCGCCGTGCCGGAGGATGGGCTCGTGGTGTTCGAGGTCGACCTCGTGCCAGGGGAGAACCCGCTCCAGGCAGTCGGCCTGTCGGGGGATCAGGCCGTGTTCCACGCCACCACGCTCCACTACGCCGACCTCGGCGCGTTCTTCGAGGGGACCGCCGACGCCCCGCCCGCCGTCGCCCTCAACGTCGGCGCCGACCACTCGTTCGCCGACCCGGCGGGCCTCGTCTACGTCGCCGAGGCGGACTGGCCCGGCCCGATGCCGGTGGGGGAGGCCCGCCGCACGCACCACCGCATCGACGGGACCGAGGAGGACGCCCGCTTCCAGTCCTTCCGCGAGATGCCTGCGGTCTGGTCGCTGCCGATGCTGCCCGCCGGGACCTACGACCTCACGCTCGGTGCCGCCCGCGCGGGGGGCGAGCCGGGGACCGTTACGGTACGGCTCGGGGATGCCGCGTGGGGCCTCCAGGCCGAGCACGCCGCGATGGCGCGGAACCACGTCCCGCTCGGCCCCGCCCTCGGGATGCTCCGCCTCGACCTCGCCGATCCCTGGTGGGCCGTCGAGAGCCGCGTCCGGTTCACCCTCGCCCAGCCGACCGCGCCCGTCCTCGCCGTCACCGGAGACGGTGGGCGTCCGGTCCTGTCCACCCTCGTCCTCCGCCGCCTCTAG